The following proteins are co-located in the Solanum pennellii chromosome 1, SPENNV200 genome:
- the LOC107007184 gene encoding glutathione S-transferase zeta class-like — translation MAGSGEESKKLQLYSYWRSSCAFRVRIALNLKGLDYEYKAVNLLKGEQRDPEYLKLNPLGYVPTLVDGDAVIADSFAILMYLEEKYPQRALLPQDCQKRAINYQAANIVSANIQPLQNLAVLKYIHEKVGPNETTPWVQGHITKGFEALEKLLKDYAGKYATGDEVYMADLFLAPQIHAAIKRFEVDMNQYPTLLRVFEAYQELPAFQDAMPEKQPDATC, via the exons ATG GCAGGGAGTGGGGAGGAATCAAAGAAGTTGCAGCTCTACTCATATTGGAGGAGTTCATGTGCATTTCGTGTTCGAATAGCTCTCAATTTGAAAG GATTGGATTATGAGTATAAAGCTGTTAACTTGCTTAAAGGAGAACAAAGGGACCCTG AATACTTGAAGCTGAATCCCCTTGGATATGTGCCCACATTGGTGGATGGAGATGCAGTAATAGCCGACTCTTTTGCTATCTTAATG TATCTGGAAGAGAAGTATCCCCAGCGAGCATTGTTGCCTCAGGATTGTCAGAAAAGAGCAATCAACTATCAG GCTGCAAACATTGTTTCGGCAAACATTCAGCCTCTACAGAATCTTGCTGTACTC AAGTACATCCACGAAAAAGTTGGCCCTAATGAGACAACCCCTTGGGTTCAAGGTCATATAACAAAAGGCTTTGAAG CACTTGAAAAGCTACTTAAAGATTATGCTGGGAAGTATGCAACAGGAGATGAAGTTTACATG GCCGACTTGTTTCTGGCACCTCAGATCCATGCAGCAATCAAGCGTTTTGAAGTTGACATG AATCAATACCCTACTCTGTTGAGAGTATTTGAGGCTTACCAAGAGCTGCCTGCTTTCCAGGATGCTATGCCAGAAAAACAGCCTGATGCCACATGCTGA